One Sesamum indicum cultivar Zhongzhi No. 13 linkage group LG14, S_indicum_v1.0, whole genome shotgun sequence genomic window, GGAGGCTGCTGTTGAATTGGTCTGCCAGCATTGCCATACCCATAGGTTGCTTCAGGACCTGTGGAACCAGGTTGAGGTGCTCCCACAAATGACACCTGCATAGGCATGCTATTCGGCACCATTTCTGCAGGAGACTGATTTGGCTGATTAGGCAGATAGGAAGAATAAACCACCTGAGATGAGGTTCTGATCTGTGGCTGCATAACCGGCTGTTGGGGTGATGGCACTGGCTGTTGTAGCTGCGGGGCCCACTGCTGCTGATATGTGGGTAATGACTGCACCTGTGGGCTCTGGTTTACTTGAGGCTGAGTAGGCGGCGGTGGCATCCTAGAGAGGTCTTGAACTTGTGATTGTGCTGGCAGATATTGAGTCTGAGATGGTTGGGAAGAGGCACCAACGTTTGACATTTGTGGTGGAGGCAAGTAGTATGCCTGTACTTGTGGCATACTTTGGGGAGGCATGGATGACGGGGGTGCCATAGAAGGCTGCTGATGCTCAAGTGGCCGGGCAGGGATAGAGGGCTGCGGAGATACCTGGTGGGGCAGTGCAAGTGCCAACTGCTGGTCATGGGTATCTGATGAGTTCTCGCTTTTTTTTACTTCAGAAGCAGGTGTTGAAGCTCTATCCTCATTCTGTTGATTAGAGGACTCCTTCTGTGCAAGCTGAAGCTTGGCTAGCTCCTTTTGAGTATCAGCTAGTTCCTGCTTATCTCTTAGGATCTGCACAGACCTGTGGACCTGCACTTAAACCGATGGAAAGAACTAGTCCATTAGTAGCACTCAAAGGGTTGGATATACTCATAACGACACGGACACAGAGAACCAGGGTTCATTCACAACGCAGTTGTACTACATAGTTTCACAAAATTAACACACGTCATTACTAAATATAGGAACCCCcatgaaatatttaagaaatcaaTGCTAGATTAATACCGAAACGAACCTCTTGGATATGCTTCTCCAGAGATTTGAGCTTTGATTCTGACTCTCCATGATCCCGAAGCAAGTCAGAACGCATTTCTCCAATTGATTTGTCGAGATTATAACAATACAATTCCAACTGTGACATCCTTGAACTAATTCCCTCGAGAAAACGCATGATGTTATCAGTATACTTCTTCATGGTGTTTTCAACAGTGGTGATAACACCTTGATTGAATGAAGATTCTTCTGGTGGACTATAAGTGGATGCAGGAAAAACAGAGGATCTTGCCATTCTGCTTTTGTTAAACTCCTGCTTATTCAGAGAAGAGCTTGTTAGAAGAATGCTTAATAAAGTTTGATCCACGACTGAAGGGCAGCAGCAGAGAACAAGTCAATAACAACAGCAGTAGTAGTAATAACAATAATTGCTACAAAAGCCAGAAAAGTCATAAAACACAGGTCCTCCAGTGAGGAAGAggcaaaagaataaatagagAAGGGGGGGGGACAGGGGGAGAGAGATAGCAAGTCCAAATTCTTGGCCGAAAATTGGCCACTTATAAAGTAGATCCAATTGTGCTCTGGAAGTGTTGTGCCCTTTTCATCTTTGTAATATCAGTTCATTGTGAAGGTCTTGAGATCAAATAGAAACAAATTGCCAAAAGACAATGTACAAGTCTCCAATTTCAGTTAAATTTCCCTTCCAAGGTAAACACGTGAAAGatacttaaaatttgaattattgacataaaaaattttggctATCTCAAATAATGCCCAAAGGATATGATCCCTGGAAATTAATATCAACTGCCCCATGCATCCTTCATACActtactttacaaaattttgattcataTCTGCCAGCAATTTGCTTAGAACCTGAGCAGTTACAGGAGatagaacttttttttttcaccttACGCAACATAGAACTTGGATCTTTCTCCCTACATTTGCCCAGGTCAGACACAAACCAATGTAGATCCAATGTATGAATTAACAGCCTGAAACACTACTAAGTTCCAACATACTAACAATGTAAGTCCAGTCGGTTGGAACTTCATATCTAGTCCTGCTCATTCTCTTCTCTTTAAGACCCAAAAATGCCTCAGCTCCTCATGTTTGTTTCCCCATTTTATAGAGACATATTTACTCAAATTTGTGACAACATCATTAATTAGTCATCAGAGTCGTGCTCAAGTTGTTACAGTTAGCACAAAGTCTTATGAAAAAGAAGGGACtacagcaaaagaaaaaaagaaagaaaagaacacCAACTATATTACATTCTTGCAATAAACACAGCAAACATACATCATACACATGACTTTTTTACCATCAATCTTAATCAACTCTACTTTCATACAGGTTGATACATAAGGTTTCTTCAATACAGACTAAATCTTCAACACAGCAAGACAGGCTTGCAAAAGGCCATAACTAACTCCAATGACCAAAGACCAAGAACTtaataattccaaaaataCAGTTCTCATACAATTATACCCAATTAAAAGAAaccaaatataacatttttctgagttatattattaaaacgAAACAAATACAATTCAATACAGATCCCCTCAAGACCCGAGACCTGCATCAATCACATTAGCACACAAAAGTCAACACCCTTTAATCCTAAATCAAAAACCTAagttacaattaattaaaaaggaaTAACGTAAAAATCCAAAACCCTAGCAGGCAAAAGAAAtaaggtaaacaaaaataaacgattcaccaaaaaataaaaaagattaacaaaaaacaattcaaaGCAACTACCTTCGTGGAATTAGTAGCGCTGGAAGGATCGGAATGGATTCCATTATTTCCATCCTGATTGCCGTAATCCTCATACGAGCATAAAATATCATCAGACCCGAAATCAAACGCTTTGGAACCCGAACTATTGGCCCGTCCCGTCGACCCCGATGCCATAGATGCTCGCTATTGATAACAaaactagagagagagagagaaggaaagAGTATAGTTTACTTAGCTTCCGCGCAATCGGAAAACGAGGATTGTATTGAATCCCTCCCTATGCGTACGGAAACTTATGCTTTTGGACGAGGCCGAAGAAACGTGTTTACAATTGAAACTCGTGGGCCACAGAACTGGATAAACCGCACCGACTTCAATCATTAACTACACAAGAATTATtcctaatataattatttctatttttctttttcctttttaaacTATTTGCTGGGGGTGGTTGTGGCTTTTATCATTTCTCATGAGATGATAAGGTTTgcccatttattttatatggagagtttttttttttttattattattattattaagaataattacagtCCTTTTCTTTAagattgaatataattatacgtaaaaaaatttatgatttagaaaattatatctggtattcttgaagtttgcttccgtctaacaaataagtcccttcgTAGCCAAAATTCACCGAGTTCTtaacaaaaaacacaagaaagaaaatctatatttaccctcgtTTGACTTATTGTTcatttattacaggtcaaataaatctttttatgatcaaatcaCCTCCATACGTCTTCCCGCATTAATACATATGAGGAAGTATATGTtcatcgttataagggtagtttagtcgggaaaaattgtttgacttACAATAAGTCAACCGAGATAAATACCAAATTCATTcagtttatttgtttatatcaacaaatttagtgaattatCATTAACAgatggatttatttgttagacggaagtaAATTTTAgaggtgttagatgtaattttttcaaactataaaagatttatatataattacaccaaatttcaagagacGAGAGTGTAGCTAtcccttattattattattatttggtgGAAAGGAACATAAACCATAATATATCAAGGCTTTTGGATGGATTATATCATGATATAATTAACtagaatattattaattgaaatactactcaacttctttatttttgtcttttcatcAAATTGACAAATCAATCTTTGTGAGTTTTGATAACTCAACATGCATCTTTTCATGATTGGttgagaaataattttaagggtaaattacaataattttcgttcaggtttgacataattgtaaatattctctcgttgtttgaaaaattataaatatcccctgatatttgatgaaattatgtaattctttaatggaggtatgaaattatcaactttgcctttgctgtaatttttacaaaaaaatttaaaaattaaaaaaatcgaatagggtggataaaaaatatgtttgttatatacatatatgtgttgtattatttaaaatggtGGCTTGCCTTCCACCAGATTAGTGGCAGCCCACGTGCTGCcactttatttatatgtttcttttgattttaataatttcatttatttataagttgaccacaaacttttcaaattatgcAATTCAACCCCAATTAgcttattttataaagtttcaatttagtccctaggactttaatatattcatatttcaactcataatttaattctcaactaaattt contains:
- the LOC105176807 gene encoding extensin; protein product: MASGSTGRANSSGSKAFDFGSDDILCSYEDYGNQDGNNGIHSDPSSATNSTKEFNKSRMARSSVFPASTYSPPEESSFNQGVITTVENTMKKYTDNIMRFLEGISSRMSQLELYCYNLDKSIGEMRSDLLRDHGESESKLKSLEKHIQEVHRSVQILRDKQELADTQKELAKLQLAQKESSNQQNEDRASTPASEVKKSENSSDTHDQQLALALPHQVSPQPSIPARPLEHQQPSMAPPSSMPPQSMPQVQAYYLPPPQMSNVGASSQPSQTQYLPAQSQVQDLSRMPPPPTQPQVNQSPQVQSLPTYQQQWAPQLQQPVPSPQQPVMQPQIRTSSQVVYSSYLPNQPNQSPAEMVPNSMPMQVSFVGAPQPGSTGPEATYGYGNAGRPIQQQPPPQHLKPGYGSQSGEGYVPSGPRSTLPPGNTYMVFDGEGGRTHHPPPQPHFQQNAYPPQRMPSPNMVVPHSIRSHPYNELIEKLVGMGYRGDHVVGVIQRLEESGQTIDFNSVLDRLNGHPSGGSQRVWSS